In one Bordetella pertussis 18323 genomic region, the following are encoded:
- a CDS encoding FAD-dependent oxidoreductase — MSPVVSEASPERWDDETDVLVIGSGAGGLSAALFAAQAGLRVLICEKLAYVGGTTATSGGGIWVPGTKAGLAAGDTLEAARTYLKALLGDFYQEEVIDTYLATGGKVIDFLNENTEVKFDLSSWPDYRSSLPGGATRGRSLFPQPFDGKKLGRNFSLLHPPLHRLMVLGGLMLGPEEVHDFLRPFSSPRALMRVLRKLLRYGMDRIRYARGTDLRSGNALAARLLYSVDKLGCRILTQADLESLAIDHDRVIGATVVVGGVPKRIRASKAVLLATGGFAHNQEMLRRYGPATPHRFSLCNPACTGAGIQAALDAGASVDRELSSVGFWTPASASREKNGADTPVIYGYLDRGRPGVIAVNEQGERFVNEANSYHDIVTAIFANGGADGKPFYFITDREFVRRHGLGLIRPWPWNRSLRPWIRRGYITVASTLDKLGPKIGIDPGALAAAVQRHNQSARTGQDPDFHKGASAYNRMFGHNMTWPNPNLAPIETPPFVALRIHPATIGTAMGLKTSASGQALNAAGQPISGLYACGNNQASPFRGFYPGGSTLGPAIVGAYLAVQSLSKP; from the coding sequence ATGAGCCCCGTAGTATCTGAAGCCAGTCCAGAACGCTGGGACGACGAGACCGACGTCCTGGTGATAGGCAGCGGGGCCGGCGGCCTGTCCGCCGCACTGTTTGCCGCGCAGGCAGGTCTGCGCGTACTGATCTGCGAAAAACTCGCCTATGTGGGCGGCACCACCGCGACCTCGGGCGGCGGCATCTGGGTGCCTGGCACCAAGGCCGGGCTGGCCGCGGGCGATACGCTCGAGGCGGCCAGGACATACCTGAAGGCGCTGCTGGGCGATTTCTACCAGGAGGAAGTGATAGACACCTACCTTGCCACGGGAGGCAAGGTCATCGACTTCCTGAATGAAAATACGGAGGTGAAGTTCGACCTGTCGAGTTGGCCGGACTATCGGTCAAGCCTGCCGGGCGGCGCGACACGCGGACGCTCGCTGTTTCCGCAACCCTTCGACGGCAAGAAGCTGGGACGCAATTTTTCCTTGCTGCATCCCCCCTTGCACCGCTTGATGGTCCTGGGCGGGCTGATGCTCGGCCCCGAAGAGGTCCATGACTTTCTGCGCCCGTTCTCATCGCCCCGGGCCCTCATGCGCGTGCTGCGCAAGCTGCTGCGGTATGGGATGGACCGTATCCGGTATGCCCGTGGCACCGACCTGCGCTCGGGCAACGCCCTGGCTGCGCGGCTTCTTTACAGTGTCGACAAACTCGGCTGCAGGATTCTGACCCAGGCCGACCTTGAAAGCCTGGCGATCGACCATGACCGGGTGATCGGCGCGACCGTGGTCGTCGGCGGCGTGCCCAAGCGTATCCGGGCGTCGAAAGCCGTGTTGCTTGCCACTGGCGGGTTCGCGCACAACCAGGAAATGCTGCGGCGCTACGGCCCGGCGACTCCGCATCGCTTCAGCCTGTGCAACCCCGCCTGCACGGGCGCAGGGATCCAGGCGGCGCTGGATGCGGGCGCCTCGGTAGACCGCGAGCTCAGCAGCGTCGGCTTCTGGACCCCCGCGTCGGCCAGCCGCGAAAAGAACGGCGCCGATACTCCCGTCATCTACGGCTATCTCGATCGCGGCCGGCCCGGGGTGATCGCGGTCAACGAACAAGGGGAACGGTTTGTCAACGAGGCCAACTCTTACCACGATATCGTCACCGCGATCTTCGCCAACGGCGGGGCGGATGGAAAACCCTTCTACTTCATCACCGACCGCGAGTTCGTCCGCAGGCACGGATTGGGGCTCATACGGCCCTGGCCATGGAACCGCTCGCTGCGCCCCTGGATTCGCCGTGGCTACATCACCGTCGCCAGCACGCTCGACAAGCTGGGCCCGAAGATCGGCATCGATCCAGGCGCCCTGGCCGCCGCCGTGCAGCGCCACAACCAAAGCGCCCGCACGGGCCAGGACCCCGACTTCCACAAGGGGGCCTCGGCCTACAACAGAATGTTCGGCCACAATATGACCTGGCCCAACCCCAATCTCGCGCCTATCGAAACGCCGCCTTTTGTCGCCCTGCGGATCCACCCCGCGACGATAGGCACCGCGATGGGCCTGAAGACCAGCGCGTCCGGGCAGGCCCTGAATGCCGCAGGGCAACCCATATCCGGCCTGTATGCCTGCGGCAACAACCAGGCCTCGCCGTTTCGGGGCTTCTACCCCGGCGGATCGACACTGGGGCCCGCGATCGTGGGCGCCTACCTTGCCGTCCAGTCGCTCTCGAAACCGTGA
- a CDS encoding Bug family tripartite tricarboxylate transporter substrate binding protein, with translation MTKSQLPRLGRFAVRLFAGILGAAAIGATAHTAYPDKPVRIVVGFSAGGTTDVIARIMAKELTEALGQSFVVENKPGGGSNIATDYVARATPDGYTLLFVAVTSAINQTLYKNVNFDLTKDFAPVALGAKVPNILVLNPSVPVKSVQELVAYAKANPGKLAFASSGSGTSIHMAGELFKQRAGIDVLHVPYKGSAPAVTDLIGGQVQFMFDNMPSSWPHVQAGKLRALAVTTTERSASAPDLPTMKESGFENFDVSSWFGLIAPAGTPPEVVNTLNAAMVKALDKPEVLQSYEKLGAVAQKTTPAEFGAFIKSEVEGWAPVVKASGATVD, from the coding sequence ATGACCAAAAGTCAGCTGCCTCGTCTCGGGCGTTTTGCCGTGCGCCTGTTTGCCGGCATCCTGGGCGCCGCCGCCATCGGCGCGACGGCCCATACCGCCTATCCCGACAAGCCGGTGCGCATCGTGGTCGGCTTTTCCGCCGGCGGCACCACCGACGTGATCGCACGCATCATGGCCAAGGAACTGACCGAGGCGCTGGGCCAGTCGTTCGTGGTGGAGAACAAGCCGGGCGGCGGCAGCAACATCGCCACCGACTACGTGGCGCGCGCCACGCCGGATGGCTACACCTTGCTGTTCGTGGCGGTGACCAGCGCCATCAACCAGACGCTCTACAAGAACGTCAACTTCGACCTGACCAAGGATTTCGCGCCGGTCGCGCTGGGCGCCAAGGTGCCCAATATCCTGGTGCTCAACCCCTCGGTGCCGGTCAAGTCGGTGCAGGAGCTGGTGGCCTATGCCAAGGCCAACCCGGGCAAGCTGGCTTTCGCCTCGTCGGGCAGCGGCACCTCGATCCACATGGCCGGCGAGCTGTTCAAGCAGCGCGCCGGTATCGACGTGCTGCACGTGCCGTACAAGGGCAGCGCCCCGGCGGTCACCGACCTGATCGGCGGCCAGGTGCAGTTCATGTTCGACAACATGCCGTCGTCGTGGCCGCACGTGCAGGCCGGCAAGCTGCGCGCGCTGGCGGTGACCACCACCGAGCGCTCGGCCAGCGCGCCCGACCTGCCGACCATGAAGGAATCGGGTTTCGAGAACTTCGACGTGTCGTCGTGGTTCGGCCTGATCGCCCCGGCCGGCACTCCGCCCGAAGTCGTGAACACGCTGAACGCGGCCATGGTCAAGGCGCTGGACAAGCCGGAGGTCCTGCAGTCGTACGAGAAGCTGGGCGCGGTGGCGCAGAAGACCACGCCGGCCGAGTTCGGCGCCTTCATCAAGTCCGAAGTGGAAGGCTGGGCCCCGGTGGTCAAGGCCTCGGGCGCCACGGTGGACTGA
- a CDS encoding IclR family transcriptional regulator, giving the protein MQETDSGAGPRTLRRGLMVLAALRDQGPRGLSVTDIARQTGIQRPTIYRLLAALLDAGLVVPLQGTKKYRTQLAADADLAAPDPRVRQMLPVLRRLADRTGDAVFLVVRDGDDSVSLHREIGSYPVQILATYAGKRQPLGVGSGSMALLAALPDEVAHAIVQRNSGRLDEYGGMTPQEMHRLIENTRARGYSVVGNHAVRGALGVGCALLDAQGAPVLAVSVTAIIDRMPAQRQREIAGWIGAELARLAPKA; this is encoded by the coding sequence ATGCAAGAGACTGATTCCGGTGCCGGCCCGCGCACCCTGCGGCGCGGCCTGATGGTACTGGCCGCCCTGCGCGACCAGGGCCCGCGCGGCCTGAGCGTCACCGACATCGCGCGCCAGACCGGCATCCAGCGCCCCACCATCTACCGCCTGCTGGCCGCCTTGCTGGACGCCGGGCTGGTGGTTCCGCTGCAGGGCACCAAGAAATACCGCACCCAGCTGGCGGCCGACGCCGACCTGGCGGCACCCGACCCGCGCGTGCGCCAGATGCTGCCGGTGCTGCGCCGGCTGGCCGACCGCACCGGCGACGCGGTGTTCCTGGTCGTACGGGACGGCGACGACTCGGTCAGCCTGCACCGGGAAATCGGCAGCTACCCCGTGCAGATCCTGGCCACTTACGCCGGCAAGCGCCAGCCGCTGGGCGTGGGCTCGGGCAGCATGGCGCTGCTGGCCGCCCTGCCCGACGAGGTGGCGCACGCCATCGTCCAGCGCAACTCGGGCCGGCTGGACGAATATGGCGGCATGACACCGCAGGAGATGCACCGCCTGATCGAAAACACGCGCGCGCGCGGCTACTCGGTGGTGGGCAACCACGCGGTGCGCGGCGCGCTGGGCGTGGGGTGCGCGCTGCTCGACGCGCAGGGCGCGCCGGTGCTGGCCGTCAGCGTCACCGCCATCATCGACCGCATGCCGGCGCAACGCCAGCGCGAGATCGCCGGCTGGATCGGCGCCGAACTGGCCCGCCTGGCGCCCAAGGCGTAG
- a CDS encoding IS481-like element IS481 family transposase — protein MNTHKHARLTFLRRLEMVQQLIAHQVCVPEAARAYGVTAPTVRKWLGRFLAQGQAGLADASSRPTVSPRAIAPAKALAIVELRRKRLTQARIAQALGVSASTVSRVLARAGLSHLADLEPAEPVVRYEHQAPGDLLHIDIKKLGRIQRPGHRVTGNRRDTVEGAGWDFVFVAIDDHARVAFTDIHPDERFPSAVQFLKDAVAYYQRLGVTIQRLLTDNGSAFRSRAFAALCHELGIKHRFTRPYRPQTNGKAERFIQSALREWAYAHTYQNSQHRADAMKSWLHHYNWHRPHQGIGRAVPISRLNLDEYNLLTVHT, from the coding sequence ATGAACACCCATAAGCATGCCCGATTGACCTTCCTACGTCGACTCGAAATGGTCCAGCAATTGATCGCCCATCAAGTTTGTGTGCCTGAAGCGGCCCGCGCCTATGGGGTCACCGCGCCGACTGTGCGCAAATGGCTGGGCCGCTTCCTGGCTCAGGGCCAGGCGGGCTTGGCCGATGCGTCCTCGCGCCCGACGGTCTCGCCCCGAGCGATTGCGCCGGCCAAGGCGCTGGCTATCGTGGAGCTGCGCCGCAAGCGGCTGACCCAAGCGCGCATCGCCCAGGCGCTGGGCGTGTCAGCCAGCACCGTCAGCCGCGTCCTGGCCCGCGCCGGTCTGTCGCACCTGGCCGACCTGGAGCCGGCCGAGCCGGTGGTGCGCTACGAGCATCAGGCCCCCGGCGATCTGCTGCACATCGACATCAAGAAGCTGGGACGTATCCAGCGCCCTGGCCACCGGGTCACGGGCAACCGACGCGATACCGTTGAGGGGGCCGGCTGGGACTTCGTCTTCGTGGCCATCGATGACCACGCCCGCGTGGCCTTCACCGACATCCACCCCGACGAGCGCTTCCCCAGCGCCGTCCAGTTCCTCAAGGACGCAGTGGCCTACTACCAGCGCCTGGGCGTGACCATCCAGCGCTTGCTCACCGACAATGGCTCGGCCTTTCGCAGCCGCGCCTTCGCCGCGCTGTGCCATGAGCTGGGCATCAAGCACCGCTTTACCCGACCTTACCGCCCACAGACCAATGGCAAGGCCGAACGCTTCATCCAGTCGGCCTTGCGTGAGTGGGCTTACGCTCACACCTACCAGAACTCCCAACACCGAGCCGATGCCATGAAATCCTGGCTACACCACTACAACTGGCATCGACCCCACCAAGGCATCGGGCGCGCTGTACCCATCTCCAGACTCAACCTGGACGAATACAACCTATTGACAGTTCATACCTAG
- a CDS encoding LysR family transcriptional regulator encodes MNSNDHDSPAESRASGVLNLTHLRTLVAVVQEGHLTRAAERLRISQPAASHHLRSLEQQFGLPLFTRTPQGVVPTAAGLQLSEQAARLLASSLELLSTASELRGSASGRIAIGTIEDPSVHAALPSLIKWFHEHYPLIELSIESRNSSSIRQGILTGEINAGFYVSCTNEANLREYEIGQRELVVVAPQSWRERVATATWPELAKLPWVMTTTGSAHSEITAQLFRSHNITIRPALEVNTERLLRAMVSQGVGLGFTRREFAEAEQARGAFFIVPISVHRTTMHFAYARSAETDPLIQILSRGLATVLPVAERLIPSTAKPAEK; translated from the coding sequence GTGAACTCGAATGACCACGATTCTCCCGCCGAATCTCGCGCGTCCGGCGTGCTGAACCTCACGCACCTGAGAACGCTGGTCGCTGTGGTGCAGGAAGGTCATCTGACACGCGCCGCCGAACGCCTGCGCATCAGCCAGCCGGCGGCCAGCCACCACCTGCGCTCACTTGAACAGCAGTTCGGCCTTCCGCTGTTCACGCGCACGCCGCAAGGGGTTGTTCCCACCGCGGCGGGGTTGCAGCTATCGGAACAGGCCGCGCGGCTGCTAGCCTCGTCGCTGGAACTGCTCAGCACTGCCAGCGAACTGCGCGGCAGCGCTTCGGGCAGGATTGCAATCGGCACCATCGAAGACCCCTCGGTGCACGCGGCCCTGCCATCGCTGATCAAGTGGTTTCATGAACACTACCCGCTGATCGAACTCAGCATCGAATCCCGCAACTCGTCCTCGATCCGCCAGGGAATCCTCACCGGGGAAATCAACGCGGGCTTTTACGTTTCATGCACGAATGAAGCCAACCTGCGCGAGTACGAAATCGGACAGCGCGAACTGGTGGTGGTGGCCCCCCAAAGCTGGCGCGAACGTGTCGCCACGGCAACCTGGCCGGAACTCGCCAAGCTGCCGTGGGTCATGACCACGACGGGCAGCGCGCACTCCGAGATCACTGCTCAACTGTTTCGGTCCCACAACATCACCATTCGTCCCGCGCTTGAAGTCAACACCGAACGATTGCTGCGCGCCATGGTGTCGCAGGGAGTCGGGCTGGGGTTCACCCGCCGCGAATTCGCCGAGGCCGAGCAGGCGCGCGGCGCGTTTTTCATCGTTCCGATCAGCGTGCACCGCACCACCATGCATTTCGCCTACGCGCGCAGCGCCGAAACGGACCCTCTGATCCAGATCCTGTCGCGCGGCCTGGCCACGGTATTGCCTGTTGCGGAACGATTAATACCGTCTACCGCAAAACCCGCGGAAAAATAA
- a CDS encoding RNA methyltransferase — protein MTQAFSRVRFIMTQPSHPGNVGSAARAIKTMGFGELVLVAPRFPDMTAQPEAVALASGALDVLERAAVHDTLEEALAPVTLAFALTARVRDLGPPPCDIREAAGLARRHLDDTEAGVVAIVLGTERAGLTNAQIELCHRICHIPANPQYSSLNVAQALQLAAWELRYALLAGTGQSLLPASSAQQANPGAAPADGAAVQALLAHWEQALVAVGFLDPAHPKKLMPRMKHLLTRSALSRDEVDMLRGVCTAMIAPNRPK, from the coding sequence ATGACTCAAGCATTTTCACGCGTTCGGTTCATCATGACCCAGCCCAGCCACCCTGGCAACGTGGGTTCGGCGGCCCGCGCGATCAAGACCATGGGCTTTGGCGAATTGGTCCTGGTCGCCCCCCGTTTTCCCGACATGACCGCCCAGCCGGAGGCCGTGGCGCTGGCCAGCGGGGCGCTCGACGTGCTGGAGCGCGCCGCCGTCCACGACACGCTGGAAGAAGCGCTGGCCCCGGTCACCCTGGCCTTCGCCCTGACCGCGCGGGTGCGCGACCTGGGCCCGCCCCCCTGCGACATCCGCGAAGCGGCCGGCCTGGCCCGGCGCCACCTGGACGACACCGAGGCGGGCGTGGTGGCGATCGTCCTGGGCACCGAGCGCGCCGGGCTGACCAATGCCCAGATCGAGCTCTGTCACCGTATTTGCCATATCCCGGCCAACCCGCAATACAGCTCGCTGAACGTCGCCCAGGCCCTGCAACTGGCCGCCTGGGAGCTGCGCTACGCCCTGCTGGCCGGCACCGGCCAGTCGCTGCTGCCGGCCTCGTCGGCCCAGCAGGCCAACCCGGGCGCCGCCCCGGCCGACGGCGCGGCCGTCCAGGCGCTGCTGGCGCACTGGGAGCAGGCGCTGGTCGCCGTGGGCTTTCTCGACCCCGCGCATCCCAAGAAACTGATGCCGCGCATGAAGCACCTGCTCACGCGCAGCGCGCTCAGCCGCGACGAAGTGGACATGCTGCGCGGCGTGTGCACCGCCATGATCGCCCCGAACCGCCCGAAATAA
- a CDS encoding FAD-dependent oxidoreductase has product MKDVTPARADYPWDGERDVIVIGSGCAGLSAALLAAKKSLDVVLCEKSSQVGGTTASAGGVMWIPNSREARAAGVDDSSEQVRVYLRALMGAYYRADLVDPYLKSAPLAAQAIQEDTQVRLKLMPAMSDYHASLPGGKAGGRSLEPERFDGRRLGADFELVRAPIKRLMLLGGLYIDKRRIDEFLNPFGSFRNFIGVIRTLARYAIDRTRFSRGTDIGAGNAFVASALLSLRERGVPIWLNSPMVSLVRNPQGGVAGVAICRDGKLQRIRARKGVILAAGGFPRNAALLEELAGGFPHDQSVGYEGNVGDTLQAARQAGAAIDADLASPCWWTPTSRNKEADGSMSTVLYGYLDRSRPGMIAVNAAGKRFVNDSDSYHDIVYAMFKDGVTPDSRFYLICDRRFVWKRGLGNLIKPYCLSLGRYVRSGYISTGRSIRELAAAIGIDPDALEVTVTRHNGFCETGVDLDFGKGGNPYNRMFGDPRVKPNPNLLAIRHAPFFALRIYPGTLGTILGLKATADAQVVGQDGEAIPGLYACGNDMSSVFRGFYPGAGATLGPGLVFAYRAIEHLARSSGGSAAQSA; this is encoded by the coding sequence ATGAAAGACGTTACCCCGGCGCGTGCCGACTACCCATGGGATGGTGAGCGGGACGTCATCGTCATCGGCAGTGGATGCGCCGGTCTGAGCGCGGCGCTGCTGGCCGCAAAGAAATCGTTGGACGTGGTGCTGTGCGAGAAATCATCGCAAGTCGGCGGCACCACCGCCAGCGCAGGCGGCGTGATGTGGATTCCGAACTCCCGCGAGGCTCGCGCCGCCGGGGTCGATGATTCATCGGAGCAGGTGCGCGTGTATCTGCGCGCGCTGATGGGAGCGTATTACCGCGCAGACCTGGTCGATCCGTACTTGAAGTCGGCCCCGCTTGCCGCCCAGGCGATTCAGGAGGATACCCAGGTACGGCTGAAGCTGATGCCGGCCATGTCGGATTACCATGCGTCGCTGCCCGGTGGAAAGGCGGGAGGGCGTTCGCTCGAGCCCGAACGCTTCGATGGCCGGCGGCTTGGCGCCGACTTCGAGCTCGTGCGCGCCCCGATCAAGCGCCTGATGCTGCTGGGCGGCCTGTACATCGACAAGCGCCGCATCGACGAGTTTCTCAATCCATTTGGCTCGTTCAGGAATTTCATTGGCGTCATAAGAACGCTGGCTCGCTATGCGATCGACCGCACCAGGTTTTCCCGGGGCACCGATATCGGGGCCGGCAACGCGTTCGTTGCGAGTGCGCTGCTCAGCTTGCGTGAGCGTGGCGTGCCGATATGGCTCAATTCCCCCATGGTGTCGCTGGTGCGCAACCCGCAAGGCGGCGTCGCCGGCGTGGCAATATGCCGCGACGGCAAGTTGCAGCGGATACGGGCGCGCAAGGGCGTCATCCTGGCCGCCGGCGGTTTTCCACGCAATGCGGCCCTGCTTGAAGAGCTGGCGGGCGGTTTTCCGCACGACCAGAGCGTGGGATATGAAGGCAATGTCGGCGATACGCTGCAGGCCGCCCGCCAGGCCGGCGCGGCCATCGACGCCGACCTGGCGTCGCCGTGCTGGTGGACGCCCACGTCCAGGAACAAGGAGGCCGACGGCAGTATGTCGACGGTGCTGTACGGGTATCTCGACCGCAGTCGTCCGGGCATGATCGCCGTGAACGCGGCAGGCAAGCGGTTCGTCAACGATTCGGACTCGTACCACGACATTGTGTACGCGATGTTCAAGGACGGTGTCACGCCGGACAGCCGCTTTTATCTGATTTGCGACCGCCGGTTCGTATGGAAACGGGGCCTTGGCAACTTGATCAAGCCGTATTGCCTGTCTCTGGGACGTTACGTGCGTAGCGGCTACATCAGCACCGGGCGCAGCATACGCGAACTCGCGGCCGCGATCGGGATCGATCCCGATGCGCTGGAAGTAACGGTCACGCGGCACAACGGCTTCTGTGAAACCGGCGTAGACCTGGATTTCGGCAAGGGGGGGAATCCGTACAACCGGATGTTCGGCGATCCGCGGGTCAAGCCGAATCCCAATCTGCTGGCGATCCGCCATGCTCCTTTCTTTGCCCTGCGCATCTACCCGGGCACACTGGGCACGATACTGGGGCTGAAGGCGACGGCCGATGCGCAGGTGGTGGGTCAGGACGGCGAGGCGATTCCGGGCTTGTACGCATGCGGAAACGATATGTCGTCGGTGTTTCGCGGGTTTTATCCGGGGGCAGGCGCCACGCTGGGTCCGGGCCTGGTATTCGCGTATCGCGCCATCGAGCACCTGGCGCGGTCCTCAGGCGGATCGGCCGCGCAATCCGCTTGA
- a CDS encoding tripartite tricarboxylate transporter substrate binding protein, which produces MIKLMLAGLAALMPMLSMASDYPSKPVTLIAGFAAGGPTDVMARAFAQQLAAELGVPIVVENRPGADSLLASQAVRNAKPDGYTIYLASSAHAINPSLFKDAKFKVRDDFTPISTIGEVPNVVAIPTDLPARTLKEFIDYAKARDGQLNYATTASITYLQTALMLKSAGLNLQRIPYKGAAPAAVALMSGDVQFMMSGIGPMVPQIQSQKIRALAVTSAKRSALLPDLPTAIEAGLPGFTSTVWYALLAPANVPPDIVKRLNESTRAALQNPDLIAKLTAQGVEQRGSSPEELSQFLAAEEAKWMATVDELGARQQ; this is translated from the coding sequence ATGATCAAATTAATGCTTGCCGGCCTGGCCGCACTGATGCCCATGCTGTCCATGGCGTCCGATTACCCATCCAAGCCGGTCACCCTGATAGCCGGGTTTGCAGCCGGCGGCCCCACCGATGTCATGGCGCGCGCCTTCGCCCAGCAGCTTGCCGCCGAGCTGGGGGTGCCGATAGTGGTCGAAAACCGCCCCGGCGCCGACAGCCTGCTGGCCTCCCAGGCCGTCCGGAACGCAAAGCCCGACGGCTACACCATTTATCTGGCCTCTTCCGCGCACGCCATCAATCCCAGCCTGTTCAAGGACGCGAAATTCAAGGTTCGCGACGACTTCACGCCCATTTCGACGATCGGCGAAGTGCCCAACGTCGTCGCCATTCCAACCGACCTGCCGGCCAGGACGCTGAAGGAATTCATCGACTACGCCAAGGCGCGCGACGGCCAGCTCAACTACGCGACCACGGCCAGCATCACCTATCTGCAGACCGCGCTCATGCTGAAATCCGCCGGCTTGAATTTGCAGCGGATTCCATACAAGGGCGCGGCGCCCGCGGCGGTTGCGCTGATGAGCGGCGATGTGCAGTTCATGATGAGCGGCATCGGCCCCATGGTGCCGCAGATACAGTCGCAGAAGATCCGGGCCCTGGCCGTCACCAGCGCGAAACGCAGCGCACTGCTGCCCGACCTGCCCACCGCCATCGAGGCGGGCCTGCCCGGCTTCACCAGCACGGTGTGGTACGCACTGCTGGCCCCGGCAAACGTTCCGCCAGACATCGTCAAGCGCTTGAACGAAAGCACCAGGGCCGCGCTGCAGAATCCCGACCTCATAGCCAAGCTGACGGCGCAAGGCGTGGAACAGCGGGGCTCCTCGCCCGAAGAACTGAGCCAGTTCCTGGCGGCGGAAGAAGCCAAATGGATGGCGACGGTCGATGAATTGGGCGCCAGGCAGCAATAG
- a CDS encoding mechanosensitive ion channel family protein: MKETLNEISTLMPQLVDLGINLGVALLILILGWWASSLLGGWVRRAAQRSPRIDPTIVPMFQSTVIWTVRIFTLIAVLARFGVQTASLIAVLGAAGLAVGLALQGTLQNIAAGIMLLILRPIRAGEYVALSSGSDGTVEEVGLFLTRLVQVDGIHITLPNSTVWNATIINYSRNANRRLDIPVTVHYGDDLGEAIARLEALVRGHEMVLQDPAPIVKASEYRDNGTVVNVRLWTQAAQYWDLRWDLFHQIRRALGEAGFRAPIPVREIQGGGKDAAA, encoded by the coding sequence ATGAAAGAAACCCTGAACGAAATCTCCACCCTGATGCCGCAGCTCGTCGACCTGGGAATCAACCTGGGCGTGGCATTGCTGATCCTCATCCTGGGCTGGTGGGCCTCGTCGCTCCTGGGCGGCTGGGTGCGCCGCGCCGCGCAGCGCTCGCCGCGCATCGATCCCACCATCGTGCCGATGTTCCAGAGCACGGTGATCTGGACGGTGCGCATTTTCACGCTGATCGCGGTGTTGGCCCGTTTCGGCGTGCAGACCGCCAGCCTGATCGCGGTGCTGGGCGCCGCCGGCCTGGCCGTGGGCCTGGCCCTGCAGGGCACGCTGCAGAACATCGCGGCGGGCATCATGTTGCTGATCCTGCGCCCGATCCGCGCCGGCGAGTACGTGGCCCTGAGTTCGGGTTCGGACGGCACCGTGGAGGAGGTGGGGCTGTTCCTGACGCGCCTGGTCCAGGTCGATGGCATCCACATCACCCTGCCCAACAGCACGGTCTGGAACGCCACCATCATCAATTACAGCCGCAACGCCAACCGGCGCCTGGATATCCCGGTGACGGTGCATTATGGCGACGACCTGGGCGAGGCCATCGCCAGGCTGGAGGCGCTGGTGCGCGGCCACGAGATGGTGCTGCAGGATCCCGCGCCCATCGTCAAGGCCAGCGAATACCGCGACAACGGCACGGTGGTCAATGTGCGCCTCTGGACCCAGGCGGCGCAATACTGGGACCTGCGCTGGGACCTGTTCCACCAGATCCGGCGCGCCCTGGGCGAGGCGGGGTTCCGCGCGCCCATCCCGGTGCGCGAGATCCAGGGCGGCGGCAAGGACGCGGCCGCCTGA